A region of the Candidatus Zixiibacteriota bacterium genome:
ACAGTCGTCGAGAAGTTGCAGACTCTCTTTACGACGCACCCGAATGGTCAAAAGCGTTTCGGGGAAAAGCACAGCCGTCTGCAAACGCAGAACCGGAAACTGTGCACTCTTGTCCACCGCCAGTCGGGGCAGACGAAACTCTGATTGGATGATTTTTTGTCGGCTCATTTTCTATAATATCGGTCGATTTGTCGCAGCCTGAACGCCGGACTTCAGCATTTTGTAAGTTTATGACCAACTTCTACTTATTAGACAATCAAAGGTTCCGGGATAATGCGTTTGTAAAACAACCGTATACCTTTCCTGTGGATAGTATTAAAAGACTGTACGCCGGGATGTTTGCTTAAGGACTGAAAAGCGGACGACTCAAAGCCGCCCGCTACTTAAGACTATAATTTTTAACCGGATCGCGGTAGCGTTGAAAAGACATCCGTCGATGTTCAGGTCAGTTCGGCTTCTCGGATGAAGGGGCAAGCATCAGCGAACGCACCTCCCAATCGGGATGCTCCCGAAGACGGTCACGATTGATCCTTATCCGGGACGGGTCAATGTTCAGCCGGTAATAACCAAGCCGGTTGTTTTCAACCACCGGCCAGGCCGAGGTGAAGCTGTCGTAGATTTCGTTCTTCATCCGATAAAGATAACGAGCCTGATTGAACCCTACTTCAATATCTTCCTTATAGACCCAGCCGGCCTCATCCTGAAGGCGCTTATTGGCCAGTTTGACAAAATACTTGAACGATTTCCCGGTCAACCGCACGGGGAAACCATCGATGCGAATGAGATACCGTTCATGTTCATAGCTGCCGTCGACTTCGATCATTTCCGGCTGTTCGGTAATTAGCGGCAACCGCCCGGTCCGGTCCATAACCGCAGACTCACAAGCCCTGTTCATGCTTAACTCCTTTCTGTAATTATCAATCATTTCTTTCAATCTCTTTTTTTTCTTCTCCCCCGGTATCAGCCGCTCCAGATCAGGAGTCTCCAGGTGACAGAGTTGCGACCAACTGTCTACCTTCTCTCGATACAGAGCCGCCATATCGCACCGGTTAAGCACCGTTCCCACGCGGGAGTGCAAAGAAAGGAGATCGTCCGGAAGGCCATGTCGCAGACTGAAGACCCGGCGCCGGAGTCGCGACGGCAGAGCGGAACCTCGGCGGGTGGTTTCGATAATCGCAGCCAGGCCGAGCAACAGGTGGCCGGCACTCTCCCCCAAAGACAGAATTTGTCCGAGGTGCAACTGGAACCGTTCCTCCAATTTCAGGACAGGTTCAAAGCGACGCCATTGTTCAAGCAACAGAAGAGCCTTAAGCGCCGCAGTCGAGCGATACGACAACGGTCTGCGAAAATCCCCGTACGGCAGTACGAATCCGGCCTCGGCGAGTTGATCGTCATAGAATTGGTACAAGGTCCGCAACGGCGCCGACTGGCTCATTTCGAGGCGACTAATCAATCCGGGCGGATGATCCCAGTCCGGACAACCGAGCACCAGGGCGGTCCAACCGAACATCGTCTCCGGCTGAGACGACTCCATGCGATGCATCAAATAGAGTGTCTGGGCAACAGTGAGACCGCCGGTGGCGGCAGCTCTTCCGAGCGCAGTCGGCTGTAACAGCCCTTCTCTATCGACCTCAATCATTCCCTCCTCGGCCAGCACGGCAATCAAACCGTCAAAATCAGGGCGCTTCCTCGCAGGAGCCGTGGCGGCCAAAAAGGTGCACCCGAACAGTCGTTGAGCGGAATTCCGATCGGAAATCAGACCGCAGACAACACCGTTGAGCAGCCAGTCCTCCCACGGCCGGGAAGCGAGCGCGGACTCAATCGGCTCCGGATGAGATGAGGCGATATAGTTTTCCCAGAGAATGTCGCGGTCGAACTCAGAATCGGCGAGCACCATCGCTCGTCCCGGTTGCTTGTCCCGGGATTGTCCCAGCCTTCCGGCGCGACCGCTGATATTTTCGAACTCCGCCCTGGAAATCGGCACCAGCGAAGGCTGTGCGCCGTATTGACCGGTGCTGTATTTAACCGTTTCGAGATATACCGTATCGGCGGGAAGATTCACCCCCATGGCGAGAGTTGTCGTAGCGACCACGAGGCGTACCTGCCCCGCACGAAAGGCATCCTCCACCACACGACGCTGCAAAGGAGAAAGATCCGAGTTGTGAAAGGCCACACCTCGCCCGAGGCATTGCTTGAGCGAACGGATGAGATACGAGGGCTCTTCGTCGGCCAACGATTCAACGGCATCACAAGCCCCGGGCCAGGAAACTTCAGCCGCCACTCGGAGTGCGGTATGGATCGTCTCGCGGCGCGATTTGAGAAAGATCAACGCTTGCTCGGAAGAAGCCTTCAGGTGACGCACAAGAGCTTCAAACAAATCGCTCTGTCCCGAATCGAATTCCATGAGCTCGGTCCCCTCGGAGCCGCTGTTATAGGAACGATAGTGGAACTCACCGTCGCCGGCCACACCTCGAAACAGATCAACCGGACGGCTGAACTCCTCGACCAGAGTAGCCCCAAGCCAGTCAGCCAGCCGCTCCGCAGAGGTGGAACGCCCGGCAATGACTGCCGACAACCCCAACAACGTCGGGGTATACGACGAAGCGACGATCCGGGTCAACAACTGCTCGAGCAATGCCCCCCGTCCCGGCTCCGCGACCGATTGCAACTCGTCGATAACAACCAGCCCGATCCCGGCAAGGGAATCGAGACTGCGAGTCAGAAGCCGGTCCAGTTTTTCATAGATGGCGAACGCAACATGATATTGCCCGCTCGCGAAATTCTCGTCACTCTCGGGATGGTCGCCGGTGACGATCAAACAGCGCAGATCCAGATCATGATAGCGTTCTATGAACTCATTATATTTCTGCTCGGCCAAAGCACGCAGCGGAAACAGCAATACCGCTCGGCGGCGGCTCTGCAGGACCTTGATAACCGCCATCTCAGCACAGAACGATTTCCCGGACGAGGTCGGAGCACTCACGATCAAATTAACGGGCGTGCCGTCCTGACGGGGTTCGCCCAAAAGACCGGACCGAACAGCTCTCACCTGCACCGGCAAGAGTCCCTCGTCACAGAGCCTCTGCCAACGTTCCACGATCCGCTCGGGAATACCGTAATCTGTCAAATCCGCTATCCGCACCGCTCCCCCATCAGCCGCCACAGCTTCCGAAGCCACAAAGCGGGCAGCTAGTGCAAGTACCTTGTCTGATCATCCCGGCACCGCATTCCGGACAGGTTGCCACATCGTGGTAGAAACACTCGTCCTTGAGGTCCGTGTTGAACTCGCCCGATACGGGTTGTAAAACGGCGCTGTAATCCAGGTCGGTCTCATTGTAAGAGGTAATTCGAG
Encoded here:
- a CDS encoding DEAD/DEAH box helicase; its protein translation is MASEAVAADGGAVRIADLTDYGIPERIVERWQRLCDEGLLPVQVRAVRSGLLGEPRQDGTPVNLIVSAPTSSGKSFCAEMAVIKVLQSRRRAVLLFPLRALAEQKYNEFIERYHDLDLRCLIVTGDHPESDENFASGQYHVAFAIYEKLDRLLTRSLDSLAGIGLVVIDELQSVAEPGRGALLEQLLTRIVASSYTPTLLGLSAVIAGRSTSAERLADWLGATLVEEFSRPVDLFRGVAGDGEFHYRSYNSGSEGTELMEFDSGQSDLFEALVRHLKASSEQALIFLKSRRETIHTALRVAAEVSWPGACDAVESLADEEPSYLIRSLKQCLGRGVAFHNSDLSPLQRRVVEDAFRAGQVRLVVATTTLAMGVNLPADTVYLETVKYSTGQYGAQPSLVPISRAEFENISGRAGRLGQSRDKQPGRAMVLADSEFDRDILWENYIASSHPEPIESALASRPWEDWLLNGVVCGLISDRNSAQRLFGCTFLAATAPARKRPDFDGLIAVLAEEGMIEVDREGLLQPTALGRAAATGGLTVAQTLYLMHRMESSQPETMFGWTALVLGCPDWDHPPGLISRLEMSQSAPLRTLYQFYDDQLAEAGFVLPYGDFRRPLSYRSTAALKALLLLEQWRRFEPVLKLEERFQLHLGQILSLGESAGHLLLGLAAIIETTRRGSALPSRLRRRVFSLRHGLPDDLLSLHSRVGTVLNRCDMAALYREKVDSWSQLCHLETPDLERLIPGEKKKKRLKEMIDNYRKELSMNRACESAVMDRTGRLPLITEQPEMIEVDGSYEHERYLIRIDGFPVRLTGKSFKYFVKLANKRLQDEAGWVYKEDIEVGFNQARYLYRMKNEIYDSFTSAWPVVENNRLGYYRLNIDPSRIRINRDRLREHPDWEVRSLMLAPSSEKPN